The following are from one region of the Rhizobacter sp. AJA081-3 genome:
- a CDS encoding DUF2202 domain-containing protein, whose translation MQRKQFLRHLGALAGTAAIGPLIAACGGGTGDATDSSALAAGTAVPTSLGLLSPDEVAGLKFMREEEKLAHDVYVAMDALWSHRTFANIALSETTHTQAILALLTKYGVDDPAAGKPAGVFEDPQLQALYDTLVKAGAASLVEGLKVGALIEETDIRDIVQRQAVTDEADILNVYGSLLCGSRNHLRAFNGALLALGVTYSAQVITQQEWDAIAYSTRETCGG comes from the coding sequence ATGCAACGCAAACAGTTTCTGCGTCACCTCGGCGCCCTGGCCGGCACCGCCGCGATCGGCCCGCTGATCGCCGCCTGCGGCGGCGGTACCGGCGACGCCACGGATTCGTCGGCACTCGCCGCAGGCACCGCCGTGCCGACCTCGCTCGGCCTGCTGTCGCCCGACGAGGTTGCCGGGCTCAAGTTCATGCGCGAGGAGGAGAAGCTCGCCCACGACGTCTACGTCGCGATGGACGCCTTGTGGAGCCACCGGACCTTCGCCAACATCGCGCTGAGCGAGACGACGCACACGCAGGCGATCCTCGCGCTGCTGACGAAGTACGGTGTCGACGACCCGGCCGCGGGCAAGCCCGCCGGCGTGTTCGAGGATCCGCAGCTGCAGGCCCTCTACGACACGCTGGTGAAGGCCGGCGCAGCCAGCCTGGTCGAGGGGCTCAAGGTCGGTGCGCTGATCGAGGAGACCGACATCCGCGACATCGTGCAGCGCCAGGCCGTCACCGACGAGGCGGACATACTGAACGTCTACGGCAGCCTGCTGTGCGGCTCGCGCAACCACCTTCGCGCCTTCAATGGCGCGTTGCTCGCTCTCGGCGTGACCTACAGCGCTCAGGTGATCACGCAGCAGGAGTGGGACGCGATTGCCTACTCGACGCGAGAGACCTGCGGCGGCTGA
- a CDS encoding DUF6515 family protein: MRTTTRRLAAAFAALALLGTAMGAQPGPERRAGPDARRPAAPQFRTPHIRFDAQHLHNHYYPVQGYAVPSLPTGSISIAFGGGSYFFHGGVWYRPSGTRFVVVLPPIGIFVPILPAAYVTLWIGGTYYYYANGIYYAPAGANGYVVVEPPAESTAASAAIVPEPVIYPRNGQSAEQTEADRRECNRWATTQPSAMNDASVFQRAVAACMDARGYTVR, translated from the coding sequence ATGAGAACCACGACTCGCCGCCTGGCCGCGGCCTTCGCGGCCCTGGCCCTGCTCGGTACGGCGATGGGGGCCCAGCCGGGCCCCGAGCGCCGGGCCGGGCCCGACGCGCGGCGTCCTGCCGCGCCGCAATTCCGCACGCCGCACATCCGCTTCGACGCACAGCATCTGCACAACCACTACTACCCGGTGCAGGGCTACGCGGTGCCGAGCCTGCCCACCGGCAGCATCAGCATCGCCTTCGGGGGCGGCAGCTACTTCTTCCACGGTGGCGTGTGGTACCGGCCTTCGGGCACGCGCTTCGTCGTGGTGCTGCCGCCGATCGGCATCTTCGTGCCGATCCTGCCGGCGGCCTATGTCACCTTGTGGATCGGCGGCACGTACTACTACTACGCCAACGGGATCTACTACGCACCGGCGGGTGCGAACGGCTACGTCGTCGTCGAGCCCCCCGCCGAGTCCACAGCGGCGTCGGCTGCCATCGTGCCCGAGCCGGTGATCTATCCGCGCAACGGGCAGAGCGCCGAGCAGACCGAGGCCGATCGGCGCGAATGCAACCGCTGGGCGACCACGCAACCCTCGGCGATGAACGACGCGAGCGTGTTCCAGCGCGCGGTAGCGGCGTGCATGGACGCGCGCGGCTACACCGTGCGCTGA
- a CDS encoding DUF4148 domain-containing protein gives MNTSQTLKALMTAVALAAAAGASAQAQDQTRDQVRAEAKDQIKDQDRTKDQVKDQTKDQDRDRVKDQDRTKDQAKDQTQTKVKTQTRTKTEAKVRTEEQTRSRQGTAAGTGTGAGGSGGAGGGGGSGGGAGGGSGGGSGGGSGGGGSGGGGGAGGGGGGR, from the coding sequence ATGAACACGAGTCAAACGCTCAAGGCCCTCATGACAGCCGTCGCACTGGCCGCCGCGGCGGGTGCATCGGCACAGGCGCAGGATCAGACACGCGACCAGGTCCGGGCCGAGGCCAAGGACCAGATCAAGGACCAGGACCGCACCAAGGACCAGGTCAAGGACCAGACCAAGGATCAGGACCGTGATCGCGTCAAGGACCAGGACCGCACCAAGGATCAGGCCAAGGATCAGACCCAGACGAAGGTGAAGACGCAGACCCGCACCAAGACCGAAGCCAAGGTGCGCACCGAAGAACAGACCCGCAGCCGGCAAGGCACGGCGGCGGGGACGGGTACGGGCGCGGGTGGCAGCGGCGGCGCGGGCGGTGGTGGCGGTAGCGGCGGTGGTGCCGGTGGCGGCAGCGGCGGTGGCAGCGGCGGTGGCAGCGGCGGTGGCGGCAGCGGCGGTGGCGGTGGCGCCGGCGGTGGTGGTGGCGGCCGCTGA
- a CDS encoding response regulator has translation MNAAAPARILVVDDDPALRELLADYLGASGFVVDTAVDGRQMHERIAQVPPDAIVLDLMLPGEDGLSLARELRKSSEVPILMVSARGEEIDRVVGLEVGADDYLPKPFSPRELLARLRALLRRARPAAPALAPAGSAAASLPVFGPYTLDSAAWRLMRGDTEVPISTAEFQLLQVFVEHPNRVLSRDDLIERLKGYERSAFDRSIDVRVTRLRRRIEADPAHPAYIRTVRGEGYLFNPQGESA, from the coding sequence ATGAATGCCGCCGCGCCTGCCCGCATCCTCGTCGTCGACGACGACCCCGCGCTGCGCGAATTGCTGGCCGATTACCTCGGCGCCAGTGGCTTCGTCGTCGACACCGCGGTCGATGGCCGGCAGATGCACGAGCGCATCGCGCAGGTGCCGCCCGACGCGATCGTGCTCGACCTGATGCTGCCCGGCGAGGACGGCCTGAGCCTGGCGCGCGAGCTGCGCAAGTCCAGTGAGGTGCCGATCCTGATGGTGTCCGCGCGCGGCGAGGAGATCGACCGCGTCGTCGGCCTCGAGGTCGGTGCCGACGACTACCTGCCCAAGCCCTTCAGCCCGCGCGAACTGCTGGCCCGGCTGCGCGCCCTGCTGCGGCGCGCGCGGCCGGCCGCACCGGCCCTTGCTCCGGCCGGGTCGGCGGCCGCGAGCCTGCCCGTCTTCGGGCCCTACACGCTGGACAGCGCGGCGTGGCGGCTGATGCGCGGCGACACCGAGGTGCCGATCTCGACGGCGGAGTTCCAGCTGCTGCAGGTGTTCGTCGAGCACCCCAACCGGGTGCTGTCGCGCGACGACCTGATCGAGCGGCTCAAGGGCTACGAACGCAGTGCGTTCGACCGCAGCATCGACGTGCGCGTCACCCGGCTGCGCCGGCGTATCGAGGCCGACCCCGCCCACCCGGCCTACATCCGCACCGTGCGCGGCGAGGGCTACCTGTTCAACCCGCAGGGCGAGTCGGCCTGA
- a CDS encoding ATP-binding protein, producing MGRTRPPTGLAQQYVRWLAALFITLELVTAAAALGFIFLPMARRAADDLAGLMVLSAQTWNELPPETRPAFEQELERSHQLALRPDMPPPQDTGLHHGPYLLFLERAFERRTGHAVFFLDETAADGRLWLWTTVPAGGRSIGVGFAADRMKTQPLGALALPFGVGIVLVALLSWWLARRIAQPVAQLELAAAQLARGASPELLAETGPRELAGLARHFNRMALQVRELLDARTTLFAGVSHDLRTPLARMRLAIEMLTLRPDPALLQRLEHDIEEMNALIGQMLEIARGMNTETAEDFELCGWLRERERVHEEAARSAGAQLTLRCDLSIRVHAAPGALARVVDNLLGNALRYAPGPIELVARVVPSADQGGDVGQVYIGVLDRGPSIPEDQLALVFRPFHRGQGQADAAPGAFGLGLAIVQQLARANGWQVGVTPRAGGGLEAWVVVPAA from the coding sequence ATGGGCCGAACCCGGCCGCCGACGGGGCTGGCACAGCAGTACGTGCGCTGGCTCGCGGCGCTGTTCATCACGCTCGAGCTGGTCACCGCGGCCGCGGCGCTGGGCTTCATCTTCCTGCCGATGGCGCGCCGCGCGGCCGACGACCTGGCGGGCCTGATGGTGCTCTCGGCGCAGACCTGGAACGAGCTGCCGCCCGAGACGCGACCGGCCTTCGAGCAGGAGCTGGAGCGCAGCCACCAGCTGGCGCTGCGGCCGGACATGCCGCCGCCGCAGGACACGGGCTTGCACCATGGGCCCTACCTGCTCTTCCTCGAACGGGCCTTCGAGCGCCGCACCGGCCATGCGGTGTTCTTCCTGGATGAGACAGCCGCCGACGGCCGGCTCTGGCTGTGGACGACGGTGCCGGCCGGGGGCCGCTCGATCGGCGTCGGCTTCGCGGCGGATCGCATGAAGACGCAGCCTCTGGGGGCATTGGCTCTGCCGTTCGGCGTCGGCATCGTGCTGGTGGCGCTGCTGTCGTGGTGGCTGGCACGGCGCATCGCGCAGCCGGTCGCGCAGCTCGAGCTGGCGGCAGCTCAACTGGCCCGCGGCGCCAGCCCCGAACTGCTGGCCGAAACCGGCCCGCGCGAGCTGGCTGGCCTGGCGCGCCACTTCAATCGCATGGCGCTGCAGGTGCGCGAGCTGCTGGACGCGCGCACGACGCTGTTCGCTGGCGTCTCGCACGACCTGCGCACACCGCTGGCGCGCATGCGACTGGCCATCGAGATGCTGACGCTGCGTCCTGATCCGGCGTTGCTGCAAAGGCTGGAGCACGACATCGAGGAGATGAACGCGCTGATCGGCCAGATGCTCGAGATCGCGCGCGGCATGAACACCGAGACAGCCGAGGACTTCGAACTCTGCGGCTGGCTGCGCGAGCGCGAGCGGGTGCACGAAGAGGCCGCGCGATCGGCCGGGGCGCAGCTCACGCTGCGATGCGACCTGTCGATCCGGGTTCATGCGGCGCCGGGGGCGCTGGCACGCGTCGTCGACAACCTGCTGGGCAACGCCTTGCGCTACGCGCCCGGGCCGATCGAGCTGGTCGCCCGGGTGGTGCCTTCGGCCGACCAGGGCGGCGACGTGGGCCAGGTCTACATCGGCGTGCTCGACCGCGGGCCGAGCATTCCGGAAGACCAGCTCGCGCTGGTGTTCCGCCCCTTCCATCGCGGCCAAGGCCAGGCTGACGCGGCGCCGGGTGCCTTCGGCCTGGGCCTGGCGATCGTGCAGCAGCTTGCGCGTGCGAACGGCTGGCAGGTCGGTGTCACGCCCCGCGCAGGTGGCGGGCTGGAGGCCTGGGTGGTGGTGCCCGCAGCCTAG
- a CDS encoding GntR family transcriptional regulator, with amino-acid sequence MPLRAASPSPPISIRSNLAEQAYAQLKALIHDFQLLPGDRFSENEMGTRLGVSRTPVREALFRLRNEGFMEVESKAGWYVKPIDFDKLDQLYDLRVLLELASVARLCARESDPPELDALKAAWLVPAAERLTEMREVGALDEQFHATLVRAAGNAEIAKVHWDVTERIRIVRRLDFTREDRIDATYAEHAKILRAVLQRKLDQAQLLLKSHIEQSKTEVRKITLGTLHEARLRARAAQR; translated from the coding sequence ATGCCCTTGCGCGCCGCCTCCCCGAGCCCCCCGATCAGCATCCGCAGCAACCTGGCCGAGCAGGCCTATGCGCAGCTGAAGGCGCTGATCCACGACTTCCAGCTGCTGCCCGGCGACCGCTTCTCCGAGAACGAGATGGGCACGCGGCTGGGCGTGAGCCGCACGCCGGTGCGCGAGGCGCTGTTCCGGCTGCGCAACGAAGGCTTCATGGAGGTCGAGAGCAAGGCCGGCTGGTACGTCAAGCCGATCGACTTCGACAAGCTCGACCAGCTCTACGACCTGCGCGTGCTGCTCGAGCTCGCCAGCGTGGCGCGGCTGTGCGCGCGCGAGAGCGACCCACCCGAGCTCGACGCGCTCAAAGCCGCCTGGCTGGTGCCGGCCGCCGAGCGCCTGACGGAGATGCGCGAGGTCGGCGCGCTCGACGAGCAGTTCCACGCGACGCTGGTGCGTGCCGCCGGCAACGCCGAGATCGCCAAGGTGCACTGGGACGTGACCGAGCGCATCCGCATCGTGCGGCGGCTGGACTTCACGCGCGAGGACCGCATCGACGCCACCTACGCCGAGCACGCGAAGATCCTGCGCGCGGTGCTGCAGCGCAAGCTCGACCAGGCGCAGTTGCTGCTGAAGAGCCACATCGAGCAGAGCAAGACCGAGGTGCGCAAGATCACGCTCGGCACGCTGCACGAGGCGCGTCTGCGCGCACGCGCGGCTCAGCGCTGA